In one window of Helianthus annuus cultivar XRQ/B chromosome 17, HanXRQr2.0-SUNRISE, whole genome shotgun sequence DNA:
- the LOC110922110 gene encoding 60S ribosomal protein L38 gives MPKQIHEIKDFLLTARRKDARSVKIKRSKDVVKFKVRCSKYLYTLCVHDAEKANKLKQSLPPGLSVQDL, from the exons ATG CCTAAGCAAATTCACGAGATTAAGGATTTCCTTCTTACCGCAAGAAGGAAAGACGCCAGGTCAGTGAAAATCAAGAGGAGCAAAGATGTTGTGAAGTTCAAGGTCAGGTGCTCAAAGTACCTTTACACTTTGTGTGTCCATGATGCCGAGAAGGCCAACAAGTTGAAGCAATCTCTCCCCCCAG GTTTGAGCGTACAAGACCTTTAA
- the LOC110926481 gene encoding protein TIC 55, chloroplastic, giving the protein MAVLLHHPLLFHTTKTPSLHTHTHKPTLFRTTRTLLNCAAAVAAPQQQIPSSSDGTEDVLVEEQIGRVYPVGYDWTEEWYPLYLTKDVPDDAPLGLTVFDKQVVLYRDGNGDLQCYEDRCPHRLAKLSEGQIVDGRLECLYHGWQFEGNEGKCVKIPQLPANAKIPRSACTKTYEIKDSQGVVWIWMSHKTPPNPSKIPWFENFARPGFKDISTIHELPYDHSILLENLMDPAHVPISHDRTDWSAKREDAQPLLFKVTERTERGFAGFWGREADKTPQNFLRFEAPCNLQNNREIVDKDGVTNYFSGLFLCRPTGQGKSMLIVRFGSTKRSPLAKFFPEWYFHQNAGKVFEQDMGFLSSQNEILYKEKVPTKDLYLNLRSSDTWVAEYRKWMDKVGHGMPYHFGHSTISLPVEPAVVEHAPAGFVASIAASSPAKGGIGIKYAPNLANRYFRHVVHCKDCRNVVKAFEAWKNRLSVVAALSLTFAILFNARQWKAVFLLAAALSGGGAYVCSTAVAMNTTNFIRTHRRL; this is encoded by the exons ATGGCTGTCTTACTCCACCACCCACTTCTCTTCCACACCACCAAAACCCCTTCACTCCACACCCACACCCACAAACCAACCCTTTTCAGAACCACCCGAACACTCCTCAACTGTGCTGCTGCAGTGGCCGCACCACAACAACAGATCCCCTCCTCCAGTGACGGAACGGAAGATGTGCTTGTGGAAGAGCAGATAGGGAGAGTTTACCCGGTGGGTTACGACTGGACAGAGGAATGGTACCCTCTGTATTTAACTAAAGATGTACCCGATGATGCCCCTTTGGGTTTGACTGTGTTTGATAAACAAGTTGTCTTGTATCGTGATGGGAATGGAGACCTTCAGTGTTATGAGGATCGCTGTCCTCACAG GCTTGCAAAACTTTCAGAGGGCCAAATTGTTGATGGAAGATTGGAGTGTTTGTACCATGGCTGGCAGTTTGAAGGCAATGAGGGCAAATGTGTCAAAATTCCCCAG CTTCCTGCAAATGCAAAAATACCTCGATCCGCCTGCACCAAAACATACGAAATCAAAGACTCACAAGGTGTTGTTTGGATATGGATGTCACACAAAACAccaccaaaccctagcaaaatcCCGTGGTTCGAAAACTTTGCCCGGCCCGGTTTTAAAGACATTTCAACCATTCACGAGCTTCCTTACGATCACTCGATTCTTCTCGAAAACCTAATGGACCCCGCTCACGTCCCGATCTCACACGATAGAACTGATTGGAGTGCCAAACGGGAAGACGCTCAACCGCTACTTTTCAAAGTCACAGAAAGAACTGAGCGTGGGTTCGCGGGTTTTTGGGGCCGGGAAGCCGATAAGACGCCACAAAACTTTTTAAGATTCGAAGCACCGTGTAATCTACAAAACAACCGTGAGATTGTGGACAAAGACGGTGTGACGAATTACTTCTCAGGTCTTTTCTTATGTAGACCGACCGGTCAAGGAAAGTCAATGCTTATAGTTCGATTCGGAAGCACGAAAAGATCACCATTAGCAAAGTTTTTCCCGGAATGGTATTTTCATCAAAACGCTGGGAAAGTATTCGAACAAGATATGGGATTTTTATCGTCTCAAAACGAGATTTTGTATAAAGAAAAAGTACCGACGAAAGATCTTTATTTAAACTTAAGATCATCCGACACATGGGTTGCCGAGTATCGTAAATGGATGGATAAAGTCGGTCACGGGATGCCGTACCATTTCGGGCATTCAACAATTTCGTTGCCAGTCGAACCCGCGGTTGTCGAGCATGCTCCTGCTGGTTTTGTTGCAAGCATTGCCGCTTCTTCGCCTGCAAAGGGTGGGATCGGAATCAAATACGCGCCGAATCTTGCTAACAGGTATTTTAGGCATGTGGTTCATTGTAAAGACTGCCGGAATGTGGTGAAAGCTTTTGAGGCATGGAAGAATCGGTTGTCTGTGGTGGCGGCTTTGTCGCTGACGTTTGCGATTTTGTTCAACGCGAGGCAGTGGAAGGCGGTTTTTCTGCTGGCGGCGGCGTTGTCTGGAGGTGGAGCTTACGTGTGCTCGACGGCTGTGGCGATGAACACGACCAACTTTATAAGAACTCATAGGAGATTGTAG